A section of the Telopea speciosissima isolate NSW1024214 ecotype Mountain lineage chromosome 3, Tspe_v1, whole genome shotgun sequence genome encodes:
- the LOC122653916 gene encoding dual specificity phosphatase Cdc25-like encodes MALNISNITDAQLLSMKSSPDIAIIDVRDDERSSNGHIAGSLHYASGTFSEKIPNLIEEVKGKDTLVFHCALSQVRGPACARKLVDYLTEMGEDVGLKNVLVLERGFNGWEPSGRPVCSCTDINCKGHKA; translated from the exons ATGGCGTTAAACATCTCCAACATCACAGATGCTCAGCTTCTTTCCATGAAAAGCAGCCCAGATATTGCCATCATAGATGTCAG GGATGATGAGAGAAGCTCTAATGGACATATAGCTGGTTCGCTGCACTACGCTAGCGGTACCTTCTCTGAGAAAATCCCGAATCTTATTGAAGAGGTCAAAGGGAAAGATACCCTTGTGTTCCATTGTGCTCTAAGCCAG GTGCGTGGCCCAGCATGTGCTCGCAAGCTTGTTGATTACCTTACagaaatgggagaagatgtgGGCTTAAAGAATGTTTTGGTTTTGGAGCGTGGGTTCAATGGCTGGGAACCTTCTGGTAGACCTGTTTGTTCCTGTACTGATATCAATTGTAAAGGACACAAAGCATAG